The following are encoded in a window of Panicum virgatum strain AP13 chromosome 5N, P.virgatum_v5, whole genome shotgun sequence genomic DNA:
- the LOC120676155 gene encoding glycosyltransferase BC10-like: MKDAKKPTRASRLGGRLVGVASMLLLVSLGFVLGVTSSNAMFVRFYLPFMPPLRSAAAAASSPPPTPPPPPAQDQRTGSAGFQVAPSGVMHNMTDEELYWRASLAPMIRRAPDSRAPKVAFLFLVRGELPLRPLWEKFFEGHQGLYSIYVHAHPSYTGSPPADSVFHGRYIPSQRTKWGDASLVEAERRLLANALLDLGNERFALFSEACIPVYDFPTVHAFLTGANTSFVDCYENGGSRSRYRPFFATRNITLARWRKGAQWFEMDRALALESVADDRCFPAFRDFCVGRSECLIDEHYLPTLVSLLGWGPRNANRTLTYADWKRAVNRHPHTHGGGEVTEALIREIREDGGGRCFYNGARNGICNLFARKFSPDALEPLLRVAPKVMGFG; encoded by the exons ATGAAGGACGCGAAGAAGCCCACGCGGGCGTCCCGCCTGGGCGGGAGGCTCGTCGGCGTGGCGTCCATGCTCCTCCTCGTCTCGCTGGGGTTCGTCCTCGGCGTCACCTCCTCCAACGCCATGTTCGTCAGGTTCTACCTCCCGTTCATGCCGCCGCTACGCtccgctgccgcggcggcgtcctcgcccccgcccacgccgccaccgccaccggctCAAGACCAGCGGACTGGGTCGGCCGGGTTCCAGGTGGCTCCGAGCGGCGTCATGCACAACATGACCGACGAGGAGCTCTACTGGCGAGCGTCCCTGGCGCCCATGATCCGCCGCGCGCCCGACAGCCGCGCCCCGAAGGTTGCCTTCCTGTTCCTGGTCCGCGGGGAGCTGCCGCTGCGGCCTCTGTGGGAGAAGTTCTTCGAGGGCCACCAGGGGCTCTACTCCATCTACGTCCACGCCCACCCCTCCTAcaccggctcgccgccggcggactCCGTGTTCCACGGCCGCTACATTCCCAGCCAG AGGACGAAATGGGGCGACGCGAGCCTGGtggaggcggagcggcggctgcTGGCGAACGCGCTCCTGGACCTCGGCAACGAGCGGTTCGCGCTCTTCTCGGAGGCGTGCATCCCGGTGTACGACTTCCCCACCGTGCACGCCTTCCTCACCGGCGCCAACACCAGCTTCGTCGACTGCTACGAGAACGGCGGCAGCCGGTCGCGGTACCGGCCCTTCTTCGCCACCCGCAACATCACGCTGGCGCGGTGGCGCAAGGGCGCGCAGTGGTTCGAGATGGACCGCGCGCTGGCGCTCGAGTCCGTCGCCGACGACCGCTGCTTCCCGGCGTTCCGCGACTTCTGCGTGGGGCGGAGCGAGTGCCTCATCGACGAGCACTACCTGCCGACGCTGGTGAGCCTGCTGGGGTGGGGCCCCCGCAACGCCAACCGCACGCTCACGTACGCCGACTGGAAGCGCGCCGTCAACCGGCACCCGCACAcccacggcggcggggaggtgaCGGAGGCGCTCATCAGGGAGATccgggaggacggcggcggaagGTGCTTCTACAACGGCGCCCGGAACGGCATCTGCAACCTGTTCGCGCGCAAGTTCTCGCCGGACGCGCTCGAGCCGCTGCTCCGGGTGGCGCCCAAGGTCATGGGGTTCGGCTga
- the LOC120676696 gene encoding glycosyltransferase BC10-like, with product MKDTNKPTRVSRSGGKLLYVVHMLLFLSLGFVLGMASIDKFPYFNIIPFVVPSLPSPKPSAPPTPPPPPTQKPQMGLMSFLPPSGVIHNMTDEELFWRASMAPKLRGTPYHRVPKIAFLFLVRGDLPLRPLWEKFFAGHQELYTIYVHADPSYTGSPPEDSVFYGRMIPSQKTKWGDVSLVEAERRLLASALLDHGNERFVLLSEACIPVRNFTAVHAFLAGSATSFVDSYGDGDCRARYDRYFAERTNITIEHWRKGAQWFEMDRALALEVVADEPYIRMLRGFCAGRWRCLTDEHYLPTLLSLLGWARNANRTLTYADWKRPQGMHPHTHEAAEVTEELVRRIREDAGDRCFYNGARNGICNLFARKFAPDTLEPLLRLAPKVMGFG from the exons ATGAAGGACACGAACAAGCCCACCCGGGTGTCGCGCTCCGGCGGGAAGCTCCTGTACGTGGTTCATATGCTTCTCTTCCTCTCCTTGGGATTTGTCCTGGGCATGGCATCCATAGACAAGTTTCCATACTTCAACATCATCCCTTTCGTCGTGCCATCGCTGCCCTCTCCAAAGCCGTCGGCAcctccaacgccgccgccgccgccaacacaGAAGCCGCAGATGGGGCTGATGAGCTTCCTACCGCCGAGCGGCGTCATACACAACATGACCGACGAGGAGCTATTCTGGAGGGCGTCAATGGCGCCCAAGCTCCGCGGCACGCCCTACCACCGCGTGCCGAAGATCGCCTTCTTGTTCCTGGTGAGAGGGGACCTGCCGCTGCGGCCGCTGTGGGAGAAGTTCTTCGCGGGGCACCAGGAGCTCTACACCATTTACGTGCACGCCGACCCCTCCTACACCGGCTCGCCGCCGGAGGACTCCGTGTTCTACGGCCGCATGATCCCAAGCCAG AAAACAAAATGGGGAGACGTGAGCCTGGTGGAGGCGGAGAGGCGGCTGCTGGCGAGCGCGCTCCTGGACCACGGCAACGAGCGGTTCGTGCTGCTGTCGGAGGCGTGCATCCCCGTCCGCAACTTCACCGCCGTGCACGCCTTCCTCGCCGGCTCCGCCACCAGCTTCGTCGACAGCTACGGCGACGGCGACTGCCGCGCGCGCTACGACCGGTACTTCGCCGAGCGCACCAACATCACCATCGAGCACTGGCGCAAGGGCGCGCAGTGGTTCGAGATGGACCGCGCCCTGGCGCTGGAGGTCGTCGCCGACGAGCCCTACATCCGGATGTTACGCGGCTTCTGCGCCGGGCGGTGGCGCTGCCTCACCGACGAGCACTACCTGCCGACGCTGCTCAGCCTGCTCGGGTGGGCGCGCAACGCCAACCGGACCCTCACGTACGCGGACTGGAAGCGGCCGCAGGGGATGCACCCGCACACCCacgaggcggcggaggtgacGGAGGAGCTCGTCAGGCGGATCAGGGAAGACGCCGGCGACCGCTGCTTCTACAACGGCGCCAGGAACGGGATCTGCAACCTGTTCGCGCGCAAGTTCGCGCCGGACACGCTCGAGCCGCTGCTCCGGTTGGCGCCCAAGGTCATGGGCTTTGGGTGA
- the LOC120674428 gene encoding glycosyltransferase BC10-like, translating into MGDTDKSMLVSHLGRKLLNVVPMLLLFSLGFVLGMISDSKFPNFYLPFIPPMPSPTPFPPLPLLPVSSPPPPLQPTASPPSPLPTQSLPAQVGALRFMPNNIMHNMTDEELFWWASMAPRVHSSPYHRVPKVAFLFLTRGDLPLWPLWEMFFAGYDGLYSIYVHTDPSYTGSPPKESVFYGRMIPSQKTKWGDVTLVEAERRLLANALLDLANERFALLSESCIPLYNFTTVYALLTGSSTSFVDSFVNHDSEVRYNPFFADRSNISLAQWRKGFQWFEMDRALALEVISNDTYLPAFQEYCDAVPACLMDEHYIPTLLSLTGWTHNANRTLTFADWRMGGVHPRTYWRDDMKVELIREIRGGAGKNCTYNDGANGICYLFARKFAPDALEPLLSLAPKVMGFG; encoded by the exons ATGGGTGACACAGACAAGTCCATGCTGGTTTCTCATTTAGGCAGGAAACTCCTAAATGTGGTGCCTATGCTtctcctcttctccttgggaTTTGTCCTGGGCATGATCTCCGACTCAAAGTTCCCAAACTTCTACCTTCCTTTCATTCCACCAATGCCCTCTCCTACGCCGTTTCCACCATTGCCGCTGCTGCCAGTGTCATCACCACCTCCACCCCTGCAGCCTACGGCATCCCCACCATCGCCTCTGCCTACACAATCTTTGCCCGCACAAGTGGGGGCGTTGCGCTTCATGCCAAACAACATCATGCACAACATGACGGATGAGGAGCTGTTCTGGTGGGCATCCATGGCGCCTAGGGTCCACAGCTCGCCGTACCACCGCGTACCAAAGGttgccttcttgttcttgacgAGAGGGGACCTGCCTTTGTGGCCTTTGTGGGAGATGTTCTTCGCGGGGTACGATGGCCTGTACTCCATATATGTGCACACCGATCCCTCCTACACCGGTTCACCACCGAAGGAGTCTGTGTTCTACGGTCGCATGATCCCAAGTCAG AAAACGAAGTGGGGAGATGTGACCCTGGTGGAGGCAGAGCGTCGACTCCTGGCGAATGCGCTCCTGGACCTCGCCAACGAGCGCTTCGCACTCCTGTCCGAGTCGTGCATCCCCCTCTACAACTTCACCACCGTGTACGCCCTGCTCACTggctccagcaccagcttcgTCGACAGCTTCGTGAACCACGACAGCGAGGTGCGCTACAACCCCTTCTTCGCCGACCGCAGCAACATCAGCTTGGCGCAGTGGCGCAAGGGCTTCCAGTGGTTCGAGATGGACCGCGCCCTCGCACTCGAGGTCATTTCCAACGACACCTACCTCCCGGcattccaagagtactgcgacgCTGTGCCGGCCTGCCTCATGGACGAGCACTACATCCCAACACTGCTGAGCCTGACCGGGTGGACGCACAATGCGAACCGGACGCTCACGTTCGCGGACTGGCGGATGGGGGGAGTGCACCCTCGGACGTACTGGAGGGACGACATGAAGGTGGAGCTGATCCGGGAGATCAGGGGAGGCGCTGGCAAGAACTGCACCTACAATGATGGGGCCAACGGCATCTGCTACTTGTTCGCGCGCAAGTTCGCCCCGGATGCCCTCGAGCCACTGCTCAGCTTGGCTCCAAAGGTTATGGGGTTTGGTTGA